A region from the Lentisphaera profundi genome encodes:
- a CDS encoding sulfatase has protein sequence MKYIFLILMALPFCIRATDGRPNIVWIFTEDMNDWMGCYGDNTVPTPNIDALAARGMLFERAYMPAGVCSATRSAIAMGTMQTSLGIHNHRSSRQRVTGEETKLPKKYRTVYQLLRDNGYYVVNDGRKSDFNFIWPIEKGTEGTAKQMKRFQTGYGTGAVITEDKSEILYDVNTEAWPKFKSVWSTMPKDKPLFLQIQLKGGKNHGNYAGVKALSRKSSKTHTDQSKIRVMPYYPDLPSIRKEIAHHYDNVRLTDNEIGSIIAKLKKDGLYENTIFFFWTDHGMKLYRHKQWLYEGGIRVPMIMAGPGIGEGVVRSDLVSGIDITATTLALSQTAIPTWMEGKNLLAKDYKREYVVSARDRCDYTIARSRAITTQGFKYIRNFKTDRSFMQPQYRDGDDVNIDAHAHYTAGKMTEQQAILFAPNHVAEELYDLNKDQHEVNNLAKDPEYASTLREHQLILTKWIQETDDKGQYDETISSLKGVLSQWGETAVNPEFDKARK, from the coding sequence ATGAAATATATCTTCTTAATTCTGATGGCTTTGCCCTTTTGCATCCGTGCTACTGATGGTCGGCCCAATATCGTTTGGATCTTCACGGAAGATATGAATGACTGGATGGGTTGCTATGGTGATAATACGGTGCCGACGCCAAATATTGATGCCTTAGCAGCACGAGGTATGCTTTTTGAGCGTGCTTACATGCCTGCAGGTGTTTGTTCGGCAACTCGTTCGGCTATTGCCATGGGAACGATGCAAACGAGCTTAGGGATTCATAATCACCGCAGCTCACGTCAACGTGTAACAGGAGAAGAAACGAAACTCCCTAAAAAATATCGCACCGTGTACCAGCTCCTGCGTGATAATGGTTACTACGTTGTCAACGATGGACGCAAGAGTGATTTTAACTTCATCTGGCCTATCGAAAAAGGTACTGAAGGCACAGCAAAACAAATGAAACGTTTCCAAACTGGCTATGGTACTGGCGCAGTTATAACGGAAGACAAAAGTGAAATTCTCTACGACGTGAATACCGAAGCTTGGCCCAAATTCAAATCCGTGTGGAGCACCATGCCAAAAGACAAACCGCTCTTTCTTCAAATTCAGCTTAAGGGTGGTAAAAATCACGGTAATTATGCAGGCGTCAAAGCACTCAGTAGAAAAAGTTCAAAAACTCATACAGACCAGTCTAAGATAAGAGTTATGCCTTATTATCCCGACCTACCTTCAATTCGCAAAGAGATTGCTCACCACTACGATAACGTGCGTCTCACTGACAATGAGATAGGGAGTATTATTGCTAAGCTCAAAAAAGATGGTCTATACGAGAATACGATTTTCTTTTTCTGGACTGACCACGGCATGAAACTCTATCGTCACAAGCAATGGCTCTACGAAGGCGGAATACGTGTGCCTATGATCATGGCGGGACCTGGTATCGGCGAAGGCGTGGTTCGTTCCGACTTAGTGAGTGGCATTGATATCACGGCGACGACTTTGGCTCTCAGTCAAACAGCGATTCCTACTTGGATGGAAGGTAAAAATCTTTTAGCGAAAGATTATAAACGCGAATATGTTGTTTCTGCTCGCGATCGTTGTGATTACACAATTGCTCGCTCACGTGCAATCACAACTCAAGGTTTCAAGTACATTAGAAACTTCAAAACGGACCGTTCATTCATGCAACCTCAATATCGCGATGGCGACGACGTAAATATTGATGCGCATGCGCACTATACAGCCGGAAAAATGACTGAGCAGCAGGCCATCCTCTTTGCTCCAAATCATGTAGCTGAAGAACTCTACGACCTTAATAAAGATCAGCACGAGGTAAACAACCTCGCAAAAGATCCAGAATACGCGTCTACCCTTAGAGAACACCAGCTGATTCTAACCAAATGGATTCAGGAAACTGATGATAAAGGCCAGTACGACGAAACAATATCTTCTTTGAAAGGTGTTTTATCCCAATGGGGTGAGACGGCGGTTAATCCCGAATTCGACAAGGCAAGGAAGTAA
- a CDS encoding right-handed parallel beta-helix repeat-containing protein has product MIFRKTFLSFLLSAMIFTSCQPGTVDSQNLKRSVEAEGKDLEKSSPVKLAPAIKKAYVFPEKAIFVSLTGNDENSGENGAPLKNLEEALRRCQGGETIFLRGGNYRINLKLNRYGRDLKQAVEIRNYPNEEVVFDGTEKITQKWSSWKKGIYRAQLDRECWQLFSDNELVYVARWPDASFEDGSIWRMAQSMKSIDGGFRKGKFNGRSRLGMVYDKMFAANTNKGFHEGDSRYEEGTQPGSLADSGMDISGQVAVLNIGHWLTWTRPVLKHQAGSDNFRYSTQGIHQNDLKAYGAYYVLGLKALDRANEWWFDKDKKVIYYMPPAGKKPSEMNLRIRTQHHALDLQKSTKLKFTGINFFATGVNVSECKDMNFEDCRFDYPSTNQFILGKYDWFKLRNQGTATQALSFNGGSGTKLINCEFRRSNAPVFLVDENMLVDNCLFEDIEWDLNSNGGSGSVILGKDSVITRCTVRRGGNSEGIRPAEPGCTIQLNDLEDMGNLQHDGAAINIGTSKQKGVLVEKNWVHDSNRQGVRFDYHGTRVLQKDGSVYGDGIYRNNVTWNTQANQAKGDRHLILNNTVVNINRYKNPEEEEFNMSIQGFRAMHEIEGNGNSVIRNNIANITHRSWQLNIGKKKFTIRPDGYKAPHAYVIPGVEDHNMKERGAAYKYLRDPQNRDFRPKENSPLVDGGALVKPAEIKSKFINYHAQTYLGDAPDIGAYEFGDKEYWIPGRKGEQSSMPVPVNKAVAVPLDAELMFLGAYKAEKHYIYFGESADSLALSAEIVSGNIFQPGKLEAGKQYFWRVDGYRDGQFSTGEIWSFTTKK; this is encoded by the coding sequence ATGATTTTTAGAAAAACCTTTCTTTCTTTTTTATTGTCAGCAATGATCTTCACTTCTTGTCAACCAGGCACTGTAGATTCCCAAAATCTTAAGAGGAGTGTTGAGGCAGAAGGCAAAGACTTAGAAAAGAGCTCGCCAGTCAAACTTGCCCCAGCAATAAAAAAGGCTTACGTCTTTCCCGAAAAAGCGATATTTGTTTCTTTAACAGGAAATGATGAAAATAGCGGAGAGAATGGAGCACCTTTAAAGAACTTGGAAGAAGCACTGAGACGCTGCCAGGGTGGGGAAACGATTTTTTTACGAGGAGGGAATTACCGTATTAATTTAAAACTAAATCGTTATGGGCGGGATCTTAAGCAAGCCGTAGAGATCCGTAATTATCCTAATGAAGAAGTGGTTTTTGATGGCACCGAAAAAATCACTCAAAAATGGAGTTCTTGGAAAAAAGGGATTTATCGTGCCCAGCTAGATCGGGAATGCTGGCAGCTTTTTAGTGATAATGAATTGGTTTACGTGGCTCGCTGGCCTGATGCCTCTTTTGAGGATGGCAGTATTTGGCGAATGGCGCAGAGTATGAAGAGTATTGATGGCGGTTTTCGCAAAGGGAAATTCAATGGACGTAGTCGTTTGGGCATGGTTTATGATAAGATGTTTGCCGCTAATACAAACAAAGGATTTCACGAAGGAGATAGTCGCTATGAGGAGGGAACTCAGCCAGGATCTCTAGCAGATTCGGGTATGGATATAAGTGGCCAAGTTGCCGTGTTAAATATCGGTCATTGGTTAACGTGGACACGCCCAGTACTAAAGCATCAAGCGGGGAGTGATAATTTTCGCTATTCGACTCAGGGCATTCATCAGAATGATCTAAAAGCGTATGGGGCCTATTATGTATTGGGTTTAAAGGCACTTGATCGAGCGAATGAGTGGTGGTTTGATAAAGATAAAAAAGTAATTTACTACATGCCACCAGCAGGGAAAAAGCCTTCGGAAATGAACTTGCGTATACGAACTCAGCATCATGCCTTAGATCTTCAGAAATCGACTAAGTTAAAATTTACGGGGATCAACTTTTTTGCTACGGGCGTAAATGTCAGTGAATGCAAAGACATGAATTTTGAAGATTGCCGTTTTGATTATCCCTCCACAAATCAGTTTATCTTAGGTAAATACGATTGGTTCAAACTTAGAAACCAAGGCACGGCGACCCAAGCCTTATCTTTCAATGGTGGAAGTGGCACAAAGCTTATCAATTGTGAGTTTCGCCGTAGTAATGCGCCGGTGTTTTTGGTGGATGAAAATATGCTAGTCGATAACTGCCTTTTTGAGGATATTGAATGGGATCTTAATTCGAATGGTGGAAGTGGTTCCGTGATTTTGGGTAAAGATTCCGTGATAACTCGCTGTACGGTGCGACGCGGAGGAAATAGCGAGGGCATTCGTCCAGCTGAGCCGGGTTGCACAATCCAACTCAACGATCTAGAAGATATGGGGAATTTACAACATGATGGCGCAGCTATTAATATAGGCACAAGCAAACAGAAGGGCGTGCTAGTGGAGAAAAATTGGGTTCATGATAGTAATCGCCAAGGAGTGCGTTTCGATTATCATGGAACGCGAGTACTTCAAAAAGATGGCAGTGTTTATGGCGATGGTATTTATCGAAATAATGTAACGTGGAATACGCAGGCGAACCAGGCAAAAGGTGATCGTCATTTAATTCTAAATAACACGGTGGTGAATATTAACCGCTACAAAAACCCTGAAGAAGAAGAGTTTAATATGTCGATTCAGGGTTTCAGAGCCATGCACGAAATAGAAGGCAATGGGAATAGCGTCATCCGGAATAATATAGCGAATATTACACACCGCAGTTGGCAGTTGAATATAGGGAAGAAAAAATTCACTATTCGCCCGGATGGTTACAAGGCTCCTCATGCCTACGTGATACCTGGTGTGGAAGATCACAATATGAAAGAGCGAGGAGCGGCCTACAAGTATTTGCGCGATCCGCAGAATAGAGATTTTCGACCCAAAGAAAATTCTCCATTAGTGGATGGCGGAGCCTTAGTTAAGCCAGCTGAAATCAAAAGTAAATTCATCAATTACCATGCTCAAACTTATCTAGGAGACGCACCTGATATAGGGGCCTATGAATTTGGGGATAAAGAATATTGGATACCGGGTAGAAAAGGCGAACAAAGCTCGATGCCTGTGCCTGTAAACAAAGCAGTTGCAGTGCCACTTGATGCCGAGCTAATGTTTCTTGGTGCCTACAAAGCAGAGAAGCATTATATCTACTTTGGTGAGAGTGCAGATAGCTTGGCTTTGAGTGCCGAAATTGTCAGTGGAAATATTTTTCAACCGGGGAAACTCGAAGCTGGAAAACAGTATTTTTGGCGTGTCGATGGCTATAGAGATGGTCAGTTTAGCACGGGTGAAATTTGGTCTTTTACAACAAAAAAATAA
- a CDS encoding prepilin-type N-terminal cleavage/methylation domain-containing protein: MKKFTLIELLVVVAIIGILASMLLPALGKAREQSKSTVCLNKLKQISIAAFMYAEGEDNYAPINEESHPWSKKLSENDFLPELNTSDNNGIYSCPNGAEITNYWAINYAMNWRLGWDNGSDTQEGYHANLSLDSTHASSIIFFLDAYNNNAILWKNSLSENGIFNIDKTLRVARHQNKGNVIFVDGHAENTSGQQLLYMGSVPYEEDLWTP, encoded by the coding sequence ATGAAAAAGTTTACACTTATAGAATTATTAGTCGTGGTAGCCATTATAGGTATTTTGGCATCAATGCTTTTACCTGCCTTAGGAAAAGCGAGAGAGCAATCAAAAAGCACTGTTTGCCTCAATAAACTTAAACAGATATCAATAGCAGCTTTTATGTATGCGGAGGGCGAGGATAATTACGCTCCCATAAATGAGGAGAGTCATCCATGGAGCAAAAAGCTTTCAGAGAATGATTTTCTTCCCGAATTAAACACGAGTGATAACAATGGTATTTATAGTTGCCCCAATGGTGCTGAAATAACGAATTACTGGGCTATTAATTATGCCATGAACTGGCGTTTAGGTTGGGATAATGGTAGCGATACTCAAGAGGGGTATCATGCCAATTTAAGTTTGGATTCTACTCATGCTTCATCAATAATATTTTTTCTAGATGCTTATAATAATAATGCAATTCTGTGGAAGAATAGCCTCTCAGAGAATGGGATTTTTAATATAGACAAAACTTTACGTGTGGCCCGTCATCAGAATAAAGGCAATGTCATTTTTGTCGATGGACATGCAGAGAATACCTCTGGTCAACAACTCTTGTATATGGGCTCGGTTCCCTATGAAGAAGATCTTTGGACGCCATAA
- a CDS encoding sulfatase-like hydrolase/transferase has protein sequence MRFLSLLLLFSLCVTASEKPNIVIILADDVGFEEYGIYGVQKGASNTPNIDRLGLEGVTFQTCWAQSICGASRALLYSGNYAIHNGRYDNKLNYIPGDDLKENNLPQFTKILHDGGYSVGFAGKWHNTLAGKMGLENDKLGIDEYIHWGKAETLEEISGATLTPDENWEIAAISKDQITSRFWKPHLVENGKLLNTTMNDYGPDMFTDFICDFMEDKVKKEQTFLAIYAMVLAHSSHTVTPYEVAGGAKPSNFHYRKGTEQGTKMFKSQVRYMDKLTGKILKKIKDLGIDDNTIIICGSDNGTTSSSKSRGVEYGVHVPFIVAGAGIEKRGMVSQLTDFSDLLPTIVDFAGLAIPEDKSVDGISIKAFLTGASEKTKPVIYAFPGVATLVRTEEFMLEAVSPLYDHPLGRFYKTHGSFDGRAYENITHNPECLVQRKEFEGLLTAFPNPMPKSFDDPQWKSYKGLDKAYKHFNSKGQRKNHLALPQAYKFYDPSF, from the coding sequence ATGAGATTTCTAAGTCTACTTTTGTTATTTAGCCTCTGTGTTACGGCAAGTGAAAAACCCAATATAGTCATCATTTTAGCCGATGATGTGGGCTTTGAAGAATACGGTATTTATGGCGTGCAAAAGGGAGCCAGTAATACGCCGAATATTGATCGCCTAGGTCTTGAAGGCGTGACCTTTCAAACCTGTTGGGCACAGTCAATCTGTGGGGCTTCAAGAGCATTGTTGTACAGTGGTAATTACGCGATCCATAATGGTCGCTATGATAATAAGCTCAATTATATTCCGGGTGACGATCTCAAAGAAAATAACTTACCTCAGTTTACCAAAATCCTTCATGATGGCGGATATAGCGTGGGCTTCGCAGGCAAGTGGCACAATACCTTGGCGGGGAAAATGGGTTTGGAAAACGATAAGCTAGGCATTGATGAATATATTCATTGGGGCAAAGCTGAGACCCTTGAAGAAATCAGTGGCGCGACACTCACTCCAGATGAGAACTGGGAGATTGCTGCTATTAGTAAAGACCAAATCACCTCTCGTTTTTGGAAGCCCCACTTAGTGGAAAACGGGAAATTGCTCAATACGACTATGAATGACTATGGGCCTGATATGTTTACAGATTTCATCTGTGATTTCATGGAAGATAAAGTAAAAAAAGAGCAGACTTTCCTTGCGATTTACGCAATGGTCTTGGCTCACTCTTCACATACGGTGACTCCTTATGAAGTAGCCGGAGGTGCAAAACCCTCGAACTTTCATTATCGCAAAGGCACTGAACAAGGGACGAAAATGTTTAAGAGTCAGGTGCGCTATATGGATAAGCTCACCGGAAAAATTCTCAAGAAGATCAAAGATCTGGGCATAGACGATAATACTATCATTATTTGTGGTTCTGATAACGGGACCACTTCTTCATCAAAAAGTCGTGGTGTTGAGTATGGGGTTCACGTACCTTTCATTGTCGCCGGCGCGGGGATCGAAAAACGCGGCATGGTTTCGCAATTAACTGATTTTAGTGATCTCCTTCCGACAATTGTAGATTTTGCGGGACTCGCAATCCCAGAGGATAAAAGTGTTGATGGCATCAGTATTAAAGCTTTTCTTACGGGAGCATCCGAAAAAACTAAGCCGGTAATTTATGCCTTTCCTGGAGTCGCGACTTTAGTGAGGACAGAAGAATTTATGCTGGAAGCCGTTTCACCACTTTATGATCATCCATTAGGACGTTTTTATAAAACCCATGGCTCGTTTGATGGGCGTGCTTATGAAAATATTACTCATAATCCAGAATGTTTAGTCCAGCGCAAAGAATTTGAAGGCTTGCTCACCGCTTTCCCAAATCCTATGCCCAAAAGTTTTGATGACCCCCAATGGAAATCGTACAAAGGTTTGGATAAGGCTTACAAACATTTCAATAGCAAGGGTCAGAGAAAGAATCATTTAGCCTTGCCTCAGGCGTACAAATTTTATGATCCATCCTTTTAA
- a CDS encoding sulfatase: MKKLLASLFLLFSTQLISSEKVNIIFLLSDDQSFDSMGIYGNKDVRTPEMDKLGRDGIIFDRHYATTAICMASRATIMTGMFEYKTGCNFTHGELSSSAFSLSYPLLLQKSGYFTGFAGKFGIDGIEHPETHFDRWGGGPGQTSYITERNKSMKKYAAKYPHSTLSYGAFAIDFIKEAQKLNKPFCLSISFKAPHKPATPDPNFDSIYKDTHFEKPANYGYEHGQHLSEQSRQGRQYERFETWNYSDKYQEVMRIYHQQIYAIDIVLGQIRSQLKELKLDKNTVIIYSSDNGFLCGSHGYGSKVLPYEESMRVPLMIYDPRLDPSSQGKRISSLSGNCDIAPTILELAGLSIPNNIDGISLLPALIDHKITLHKSLPLINVWGPPATHFLGAVSKDWKYINWAYEGKGMKKTESLFNMQKDSLELKNEALNPEYAKQVKQMRKNYDQHLKAWKNEAHPENDYQRFGKLFDRNIPWSEKSALWTK, from the coding sequence TTGAAAAAGCTACTCGCCTCTCTCTTTTTACTTTTTAGTACTCAACTTATATCATCTGAGAAAGTTAATATTATTTTTCTTTTGTCTGATGATCAAAGTTTTGACTCCATGGGAATTTACGGCAACAAAGACGTTCGAACCCCAGAAATGGATAAGCTCGGTCGCGATGGTATCATTTTTGATCGTCACTATGCCACCACGGCGATTTGCATGGCCAGTCGCGCCACCATTATGACCGGCATGTTTGAATATAAAACCGGCTGTAATTTCACTCATGGTGAACTGAGTTCATCTGCCTTTTCACTCTCTTATCCCCTATTGCTTCAAAAATCCGGCTACTTCACTGGCTTCGCAGGTAAATTCGGTATCGATGGCATTGAACATCCCGAAACTCATTTTGACCGTTGGGGCGGTGGTCCAGGCCAAACCTCCTACATAACTGAACGCAATAAAAGCATGAAAAAATATGCTGCCAAGTATCCTCATTCCACGCTCTCTTATGGCGCCTTTGCTATTGATTTCATCAAGGAGGCTCAAAAACTCAATAAGCCCTTTTGCCTCTCCATTAGTTTCAAGGCTCCACATAAGCCCGCCACCCCTGATCCAAACTTTGATTCTATATACAAAGATACTCATTTCGAAAAGCCTGCTAACTATGGCTATGAACATGGTCAACACCTCTCTGAGCAAAGTCGCCAAGGTCGTCAGTATGAACGTTTTGAGACTTGGAATTATTCAGATAAATATCAAGAAGTGATGCGCATTTATCATCAACAAATTTACGCTATAGATATTGTCCTCGGACAAATACGCTCTCAGCTTAAAGAACTCAAACTCGATAAAAACACTGTCATTATCTATAGCTCTGACAACGGCTTCCTCTGCGGTTCACATGGTTATGGTTCCAAAGTTCTTCCCTACGAAGAATCCATGCGTGTGCCCTTGATGATTTATGATCCCCGCCTCGATCCGTCCAGTCAAGGAAAACGCATTTCGTCATTGAGTGGGAATTGTGATATTGCCCCCACTATCCTCGAGCTTGCAGGCTTATCTATCCCCAATAATATTGATGGCATCAGTCTTCTTCCTGCACTCATTGATCATAAAATCACTTTACACAAATCACTTCCCCTCATCAATGTTTGGGGTCCCCCTGCGACTCACTTCCTCGGTGCGGTCTCAAAGGATTGGAAATACATCAATTGGGCTTACGAAGGCAAGGGCATGAAGAAAACAGAATCTCTTTTCAATATGCAAAAAGATTCACTTGAACTCAAAAATGAGGCCTTAAACCCTGAATACGCTAAGCAAGTCAAGCAAATGCGTAAGAACTATGATCAGCATTTAAAAGCCTGGAAAAACGAAGCCCATCCCGAGAATGATTATCAACGCTTTGGTAAACTCTTTGATCGCAATATTCCCTGGAGTGAAAAATCAGCTCTTTGGACCAAGTAA
- a CDS encoding arylsulfatase, translated as MIKPLYFLSLVLFSSFISAADKPNIIIVITDDQGYGDLACHGNPWIKTPHLDEFHSESLRLNNYHVDPTCAPTRSALMTGRYSGRNGVWHTVNGRNMLRTREKTMASVLKENGYATGLFGKWHLGDSYPFRPQDRGFDQVVMHGAGGVHQTPDYFGNDYFDDTYMVNGKWQKFEGYCTDVWFDQAIEFIDKNKHQPFFAYISPNAPHTPLNCPDEYQKPYENNPNIAEPAFYGMVTNIDDNFAKLEKYLKANKLYENTILIFTTDNGSAKGIVFNKKTKKKLGFTASMRGQKGSQYEGGHRVPFFMRWPAGQIGGGRDINTLSAHIDILPTLVDLLELKSQTPKLDGSSLKNLIYNQSNTLDDRTLVVENQRIVTPEKWRRCSVMNQSWRLLDGKQLYNLSSDPEQQKDIAASHPEIVARLRASYEDFWASTSADHHLNSRIMIGSSHENPLILTSHDLLSSKTPWNHRQVEAGMKTRGKWMLTVKDAGEYKITFSRWPSETDKTINSDGGVKGKIIAAKSAHLKIQNNSRILDVNTTDKSISFTVQLEAGDAELISEFQLADGSFMSAYYCYVEKL; from the coding sequence ATGATTAAACCACTCTACTTTTTGAGCCTAGTACTTTTCAGTTCATTTATTTCCGCCGCAGATAAACCCAATATTATTATAGTTATAACCGATGATCAAGGCTACGGTGATTTAGCCTGCCATGGTAACCCTTGGATAAAAACTCCCCATCTAGATGAATTCCATAGTGAAAGCCTACGTCTTAATAACTATCATGTGGATCCTACCTGTGCACCCACGCGCTCAGCCCTTATGACGGGTCGCTACTCAGGTCGCAATGGTGTTTGGCATACAGTCAATGGCAGGAATATGCTCAGGACTCGTGAAAAAACTATGGCTTCTGTCTTGAAAGAAAATGGCTATGCCACAGGCTTATTTGGCAAATGGCATTTGGGGGATTCCTACCCCTTCCGCCCCCAAGATCGCGGTTTTGATCAAGTTGTGATGCATGGCGCCGGTGGCGTTCATCAAACTCCCGATTACTTTGGCAACGATTACTTCGATGATACTTATATGGTGAATGGAAAATGGCAGAAATTCGAAGGTTATTGCACTGACGTCTGGTTTGATCAAGCCATTGAATTCATCGACAAAAATAAGCACCAGCCTTTCTTTGCCTATATATCACCCAACGCACCTCATACACCTCTTAATTGCCCCGATGAGTACCAAAAACCCTACGAAAATAATCCCAATATTGCGGAACCCGCATTCTATGGCATGGTGACAAATATCGATGATAACTTCGCCAAGCTCGAAAAGTATCTCAAGGCTAATAAGCTCTACGAAAACACCATCCTTATCTTCACCACGGATAATGGCTCGGCCAAAGGTATCGTTTTTAATAAAAAGACAAAAAAGAAACTTGGCTTCACGGCTTCCATGCGCGGTCAAAAGGGTTCTCAGTATGAAGGTGGTCACCGCGTCCCCTTCTTTATGCGTTGGCCTGCAGGACAAATTGGCGGTGGCAGAGATATCAACACGCTCAGCGCTCATATCGATATCCTCCCTACTCTAGTAGATTTACTCGAACTCAAGAGTCAAACACCAAAACTCGATGGCTCTTCTCTTAAAAACCTTATTTATAATCAAAGTAATACACTTGATGATCGTACCCTAGTTGTCGAGAATCAACGCATCGTCACTCCCGAAAAATGGCGTCGTTGCTCTGTAATGAATCAATCATGGCGCTTGCTTGATGGTAAACAGCTCTATAATCTATCCTCCGATCCCGAACAGCAAAAAGATATTGCTGCCTCACACCCCGAAATCGTCGCTCGTTTACGCGCTAGTTACGAAGACTTCTGGGCTAGTACTTCCGCAGATCATCACCTCAATAGTCGTATCATGATTGGCTCTTCTCACGAGAACCCACTCATCCTCACCAGTCACGATTTACTGAGCTCAAAGACTCCTTGGAATCATCGCCAAGTTGAAGCTGGAATGAAAACTCGAGGCAAATGGATGCTCACCGTAAAAGATGCGGGAGAATACAAAATAACTTTCAGTCGCTGGCCCTCCGAGACAGATAAAACAATTAACTCCGATGGTGGCGTAAAAGGAAAAATCATCGCCGCAAAATCAGCTCACTTAAAAATACAAAATAACTCACGTATCCTAGACGTAAATACAACAGATAAATCCATTTCATTTACGGTGCAACTCGAGGCTGGTGATGCGGAGCTAATCAGTGAATTCCAATTGGCAGATGGTAGCTTCATGTCAGCGTATTATTGCTACGTAGAAAAACTTTAA